The Deltaproteobacteria bacterium genome window below encodes:
- a CDS encoding serine/threonine protein kinase → MPDDQSRDPEPADAAALADRRPRRPAADVAAAQTRSEVEPLDARVFPSEVPWPSDAMDEPLDLVERQRQARLHAQILGEAPPALCVGRFTILEKLGEGGMGTVYAAYDGELDRRVALKFLHPTRALDERATHRLLREAQALAKLSHPNLVPVFDVGRFEDQVYLAMELVPGATMRRWLEAAPRSWREVLRHGIDVARAVAAVHRLGIIHRDIKPDNIIIGDDGRARLLDFGLARAPREDGVSTPKPDDSASGAPPRSRLGVVITHTHTFAGTPAYMAPEARLGETAGAAADQYSLCVALAEALYGARPIGPVHGTDLLKVPAKSTVPGALRRILSRGLAEQPEHRFADVAQLADALDRIEGRRRRRLGAAVLGLALVAAAGIGAAGGDAWRPAASAPDPCTEVRTALDATWNPHRRGALAGALAATALPDATTLAEVLAARVDTYASAWTDARAQVCEATWRRGEQSATLLDQRMACLDDARGRLDALLSAVAAIDAEQVPRLPTALDQLGDPSECVGVASAAERGQPVPADRIEDVAAGFAELARLRTAVILGGPATPLEPLEAALAHAEQLEVAPLVAATTLAIGHAHLAARDPRATPYLERAANLAETLGDDDLREEAVRAAARVAIDVDADASRARALVDRDAALLERIDASPRRRAAAAEVRALLSMLEGDATEAERTLRGALSFWEQAGDHHAGAHASCWRNLGRVLGGRGRTDEALAAFDRAAQIEARWGGVPATLSRSTLPGSAQRLRGEALMDAGRLDEAAIALDAARQASAEAFGRDSVPVGIVEVARASLAMRMGDLDAALERASAADASFTRWLGRDHAMRASPLSALGTAAFHLHRDDEAIAAFTEALRLWQRSFADDSLQVAEARSNLGEALAQAGRDQEAAVHLQAALAAMAARLPEDHPDLAYPLLGLAQLEYRRGEPAAAVAHAERAMAIRQAQGDDPPELARTRWLLARALAELDQRARARTVAERAREGFAGLGPAFARDVAAIDAWMTTEDEVDVRASNAPPAAERDAAIRKDRP, encoded by the coding sequence ATGCCAGACGACCAGTCACGGGACCCTGAGCCGGCCGATGCGGCGGCGCTGGCCGATCGTCGGCCCCGGCGCCCGGCCGCCGACGTCGCCGCGGCGCAGACCCGCAGCGAGGTCGAGCCGCTCGACGCACGGGTGTTCCCGTCGGAGGTGCCGTGGCCGAGCGACGCGATGGACGAGCCGCTCGATCTGGTCGAACGCCAGCGCCAGGCACGACTGCATGCGCAGATCCTCGGCGAGGCGCCGCCGGCACTGTGCGTGGGTCGCTTCACCATCCTCGAGAAGCTCGGCGAAGGTGGCATGGGCACGGTGTACGCGGCCTACGACGGCGAGCTCGATCGCCGCGTCGCGCTCAAGTTCCTCCACCCGACGCGGGCGCTCGACGAGCGCGCGACCCATCGCTTGCTGCGCGAGGCGCAGGCCCTGGCCAAGCTCTCGCATCCCAACCTCGTGCCGGTGTTCGACGTCGGCCGCTTCGAGGACCAGGTCTACCTCGCGATGGAGCTGGTGCCTGGCGCCACGATGCGACGCTGGCTCGAGGCCGCGCCGCGGTCGTGGCGCGAGGTGCTACGCCACGGCATCGACGTCGCGCGGGCGGTCGCGGCCGTGCATCGCCTCGGCATCATCCATCGCGACATCAAACCCGACAACATCATCATCGGGGACGACGGCCGCGCGCGCCTGCTCGACTTCGGCCTTGCCCGCGCGCCGCGGGAGGACGGCGTGAGTACGCCCAAGCCCGACGACTCGGCGAGCGGCGCCCCGCCGCGATCACGGCTCGGCGTCGTCATCACGCACACGCACACCTTCGCGGGCACGCCGGCCTATATGGCGCCGGAGGCCCGGCTGGGCGAGACCGCGGGCGCGGCCGCCGATCAGTACAGCCTGTGCGTCGCGCTGGCGGAGGCGCTCTACGGCGCACGGCCGATCGGGCCGGTGCACGGCACGGATCTGTTGAAGGTGCCGGCGAAGAGCACGGTGCCCGGTGCGCTGCGACGGATCCTGTCGCGGGGCCTCGCCGAGCAGCCCGAGCATCGCTTCGCCGACGTGGCCCAGCTCGCCGACGCGCTCGATCGCATCGAGGGCCGACGACGACGACGGCTCGGCGCAGCGGTGCTGGGCCTCGCGCTCGTCGCGGCCGCCGGCATCGGAGCCGCGGGCGGCGACGCGTGGCGACCAGCTGCGAGCGCCCCCGATCCCTGCACCGAGGTGCGCACCGCCCTCGACGCGACCTGGAATCCACACCGTCGCGGCGCGCTCGCGGGCGCGCTCGCAGCGACCGCGCTTCCCGACGCGACCACGCTCGCCGAGGTCCTCGCGGCGCGCGTCGACACGTATGCCTCGGCGTGGACCGACGCGCGCGCGCAGGTGTGCGAGGCGACGTGGCGACGCGGCGAGCAATCGGCGACGCTGTTGGATCAGCGCATGGCGTGCCTCGACGACGCGCGCGGACGGCTCGACGCGCTGCTGTCGGCCGTCGCGGCGATCGACGCCGAGCAAGTGCCGCGACTGCCGACCGCACTCGACCAGCTGGGCGATCCCAGCGAGTGCGTGGGCGTGGCGTCGGCCGCCGAGCGCGGGCAGCCGGTGCCCGCCGATCGCATCGAGGACGTCGCCGCCGGCTTCGCGGAGCTGGCGAGGCTGCGCACCGCGGTGATTCTCGGGGGCCCCGCCACGCCGCTCGAGCCGCTCGAGGCTGCGCTCGCCCACGCCGAGCAGCTCGAGGTCGCGCCGCTGGTCGCCGCGACGACGCTGGCGATCGGCCACGCACACCTCGCGGCCCGGGATCCCCGCGCGACGCCGTACCTCGAGCGCGCGGCCAACCTCGCCGAGACGCTGGGGGACGACGACCTGCGCGAGGAGGCGGTGCGGGCCGCGGCGCGCGTGGCCATCGACGTCGACGCCGACGCCTCGCGGGCGCGAGCCCTGGTCGATCGCGATGCGGCGCTGCTCGAGCGCATCGACGCCTCGCCGCGCCGACGGGCCGCGGCCGCCGAGGTGCGCGCGTTGCTGTCGATGCTGGAGGGCGACGCCACCGAGGCCGAGCGGACCCTGCGCGGGGCGCTGTCGTTCTGGGAACAGGCCGGCGATCACCACGCCGGTGCGCACGCGAGCTGCTGGCGCAACCTCGGGCGGGTGCTCGGTGGCCGCGGGCGCACCGACGAGGCGCTGGCGGCCTTCGATCGCGCCGCGCAGATCGAAGCGCGCTGGGGCGGTGTGCCAGCGACGTTGTCCCGAAGCACGCTGCCGGGTTCGGCACAGCGACTGCGCGGCGAGGCGTTGATGGACGCCGGCCGCCTCGACGAGGCCGCGATCGCGCTCGATGCCGCTCGCCAGGCCAGCGCAGAGGCCTTCGGGCGCGACAGCGTGCCGGTGGGGATCGTCGAGGTCGCGCGTGCCTCGCTGGCGATGCGCATGGGCGATCTCGACGCGGCGCTCGAGCGTGCGAGCGCGGCCGATGCCAGCTTCACGCGCTGGCTCGGCCGCGACCACGCGATGCGGGCGTCACCGCTGTCCGCGCTCGGCACCGCGGCGTTCCACCTGCATCGCGACGACGAGGCGATCGCCGCGTTCACCGAGGCGTTGCGCCTGTGGCAGCGATCCTTCGCCGACGACAGCCTGCAGGTCGCCGAGGCCCGCAGCAACCTCGGCGAGGCGCTCGCCCAGGCCGGGCGCGACCAGGAGGCCGCGGTGCACCTGCAGGCCGCGCTCGCAGCGATGGCCGCACGGCTGCCGGAGGACCACCCGGATCTGGCGTATCCGCTGCTCGGGCTCGCGCAGCTCGAGTACCGCCGCGGTGAGCCGGCAGCGGCCGTCGCCCACGCCGAGCGCGCGATGGCGATCCGCCAGGCCCAAGGCGACGATCCGCCGGAGCTGGCGCGCACGCGATGGCTGCTCGCGCGCGCGCTCGCCGAGCTCGACCAGCGCGCGCGCGCGCGGACGGTGGCCGAACGGGCACGCGAGGGTTTCGCGGGGCTCGGTCCGGCGTTCGCCCGCGACGTGGCCGCGATCGATGCGTGGATGACGACCGAAGACGAAGTGGATGTGCGAGCCTCGAATGCTCCGCCTGCTGCGGAACGCGACGCGGCGATCAGAAAGGACCGACCATGA
- a CDS encoding glycosyltransferase family 61 protein: MITRWTPWPLVNMLQSRLRVPMPPLEAGATRQWQLAPGRRQVVPKAFFLDGQLERVRRWVFADEHPGREMHGGHEVRHGPTRAMLLEQVWLVDGVLYHGRACEHLQPRAHRLPRLRVDRELGHGALACSQHGNQYFGSWLMDDVPRYFLAEGHGEAIVTAAARSEHQRDYAARLELRATPIAAARIRQLVVFDDRGQNHDKAARAALVRERLAGADAARHPGVFLLRGEAGMRRVLRGERALAEQLARTRGLTILDPMRTDVATIIARCAGAALVVGVEGSGLIHGAQLLRPGASLLVLQPPDRFCAVFKHLADRDGLHFAFVVGRAEGEDFAVDADEVERTLDLLPA; this comes from the coding sequence ATGATCACGCGGTGGACACCGTGGCCGCTCGTGAACATGCTGCAATCGCGGCTGCGCGTGCCGATGCCACCGCTGGAGGCCGGCGCCACGCGACAGTGGCAGCTCGCGCCCGGCCGCCGACAGGTGGTGCCCAAGGCGTTCTTTCTCGACGGTCAGCTCGAGCGCGTGCGCCGGTGGGTGTTCGCCGACGAGCACCCCGGCCGCGAGATGCATGGCGGCCACGAGGTCCGCCACGGCCCCACCCGCGCGATGCTGCTCGAGCAGGTGTGGCTGGTCGACGGCGTGCTCTACCACGGCCGCGCGTGCGAGCACCTGCAGCCACGCGCGCACCGGCTGCCGCGCCTGCGGGTCGATCGCGAGCTCGGCCATGGCGCCCTGGCGTGCTCGCAGCACGGCAACCAGTACTTCGGCTCGTGGCTGATGGACGACGTGCCGCGCTACTTCCTCGCCGAGGGCCACGGCGAGGCCATCGTGACCGCCGCGGCCCGCAGCGAGCACCAGCGCGACTACGCGGCGCGGCTCGAGCTGCGCGCGACGCCGATCGCGGCGGCACGGATCCGTCAGCTGGTGGTGTTCGACGATCGCGGGCAGAACCACGACAAGGCCGCGCGCGCGGCCCTCGTGCGCGAGCGTCTGGCGGGCGCCGATGCGGCGCGCCACCCCGGTGTGTTCCTGTTGCGCGGCGAGGCCGGCATGCGCCGCGTGCTGCGGGGCGAGCGGGCGCTGGCCGAGCAGCTGGCGCGCACGCGCGGCCTGACGATCCTCGATCCGATGCGCACCGACGTCGCGACCATCATCGCGCGCTGTGCCGGGGCCGCGCTCGTGGTCGGCGTGGAGGGCAGCGGGCTCATCCACGGCGCCCAGCTGCTGCGCCCGGGCGCGTCGCTGCTGGTGCTGCAGCCACCCGATCGCTTCTGCGCAGTGTTCAAGCACCTCGCCGATCGCGACGGCCTCCACTTCGCGTTCGTGGTCGGACGCGCCGAGGGCGAGGACTTCGCGGTCGATGCCGACGAGGTCGAGCGGACCCTCGATCTGCTGCCCGCCTGA
- a CDS encoding amino acid adenylation domain-containing protein, with translation MQAPHDQAEGTRERGAPADGAGVDLDLLQCLRRHAVATPHARAIEADDRTLDYRTLAHEIVALAQQLRAVGVGPETRVAISLPRGAGELVAMLAVLAAGGAYVPVVPTHPVERLRMILDDAAPAVLVAEADAPLAVGFGGRVLTPVSAAAPTHDDDLARLDVAVPPEQLAYVMFTSGSTGRPKGVEIPRGALTNFLHSMVRAPGLRRDDRVLAVTTIAFDIAALELFGPLMVGATTVIVSHEDTRDPRVLRRRLADDRITVLQATPASWRLLVEAGFEGHPGLRMLCGGEAMSSSLAAALLRGGGPLWNMYGPTETCVWSSIERVEPGAAITIGRAIARTEIEILDAAREPVADGEKGEIAIGGAGLARGYHGREDLTAERFILRPRDGARMYLTGDVGRRGADGRLEWLGRIDHQLKIRGFRVEPSEIEAVLLGHDGVREVLVTALADPSDGVARELGDGGVRLCAWWVGEADESTVRAHAAARLPDYMTPSVWMHVAGFPLTPNGKIDRARLPLPQTVAAVAVASTDTAQARIAGIFAAVLGLPAVAPDRSFFELGGTSLLAAQALLRIDRELGCAVPMTWIFESPTAVALAARIAAPAEPVSAERPVVAWLRDGDRRTPIFCLFGLQLYQALADALPPGHAVAAVHVPRRYVPGREPRPTLYEMAAHYAEVVRAHQPRGPYRLLGLCYGGVVAFEAARLLEQAGESVQWVCIVDAVLPSAMRVDPLARARSYVEAAARFARDGDALRRWALRRLDRLRVRVPLLDGALRRARGVAGPSAPAVAIDLPIDGAEVDAEVERFSAVPARVAAPIHVVRATREPWPRWLRIRPDQGWAPRTPEVRLLEVPADHRAVLQPPFVADIAAALVPAG, from the coding sequence ATGCAAGCACCGCACGACCAGGCCGAAGGCACGCGCGAGCGCGGCGCACCCGCGGACGGCGCGGGTGTGGATCTCGATCTGCTGCAGTGTCTGCGTCGTCACGCGGTCGCGACGCCGCACGCCCGCGCGATCGAGGCCGACGACCGCACGCTCGACTACCGCACGCTCGCCCACGAGATCGTCGCGCTGGCGCAGCAGCTGCGAGCGGTCGGGGTCGGGCCCGAGACCCGCGTCGCGATCTCGCTGCCGCGCGGTGCCGGCGAGCTGGTCGCGATGCTCGCGGTGCTCGCGGCTGGCGGCGCCTACGTGCCGGTGGTGCCGACGCATCCCGTCGAGCGACTGCGCATGATCCTCGACGACGCGGCGCCGGCGGTGCTCGTCGCCGAGGCCGACGCACCGCTGGCGGTCGGCTTCGGTGGACGCGTGCTCACACCCGTGTCCGCGGCGGCGCCGACCCACGACGACGACCTCGCGCGCCTCGACGTCGCGGTGCCGCCGGAGCAGCTCGCCTACGTCATGTTCACCTCGGGCTCCACCGGTCGCCCCAAGGGTGTCGAGATCCCTCGCGGCGCGCTGACCAACTTCCTGCACTCGATGGTGCGCGCGCCCGGTCTTCGCCGCGACGACCGCGTGCTGGCGGTGACCACGATCGCGTTCGACATCGCCGCGCTCGAGCTGTTCGGCCCGCTGATGGTCGGTGCGACCACGGTGATCGTCAGCCACGAGGACACCCGCGATCCCCGGGTGCTGCGGCGGCGGTTGGCCGACGATCGCATCACCGTGCTGCAGGCGACGCCGGCGAGCTGGCGGTTGTTGGTCGAGGCCGGCTTCGAGGGGCACCCGGGCCTGCGCATGCTGTGCGGTGGCGAGGCGATGTCGTCGTCGCTGGCCGCGGCGCTGCTGCGAGGTGGCGGGCCGCTGTGGAACATGTACGGCCCGACCGAGACCTGCGTGTGGTCGAGCATCGAGCGGGTCGAGCCGGGCGCGGCGATCACCATCGGCCGTGCCATCGCGCGCACCGAGATCGAGATCCTCGACGCCGCGCGCGAGCCGGTCGCCGACGGCGAGAAGGGCGAGATCGCGATCGGCGGCGCCGGGCTGGCGCGCGGCTACCACGGCCGCGAAGACCTCACGGCGGAGCGCTTCATCCTGCGCCCCCGCGACGGCGCGCGGATGTACCTCACCGGCGACGTCGGTCGCCGCGGCGCCGATGGTCGCCTCGAGTGGTTGGGGCGCATCGATCACCAGCTCAAGATCCGCGGCTTCCGGGTCGAGCCCAGCGAGATCGAGGCGGTGCTGCTGGGCCACGACGGCGTGCGCGAGGTGCTGGTGACCGCGCTCGCCGATCCCAGCGACGGCGTCGCGCGGGAGCTCGGTGACGGCGGCGTGCGGCTGTGCGCGTGGTGGGTCGGCGAGGCCGACGAGTCCACCGTGCGCGCCCACGCGGCCGCGCGGTTGCCCGACTACATGACGCCGTCGGTGTGGATGCACGTCGCCGGCTTCCCGCTCACGCCCAACGGCAAGATCGATCGCGCCCGTCTGCCGCTGCCGCAGACCGTGGCTGCGGTCGCGGTCGCGAGCACCGACACGGCGCAGGCGCGCATCGCCGGCATCTTCGCGGCGGTGCTGGGACTGCCCGCGGTCGCGCCCGATCGCAGCTTCTTCGAGCTGGGCGGCACCTCGCTGCTGGCCGCGCAGGCGCTGTTGCGAATCGATCGCGAGCTCGGCTGCGCGGTGCCGATGACGTGGATCTTCGAGTCGCCGACGGCGGTCGCGCTCGCGGCCCGCATCGCGGCGCCGGCCGAGCCGGTGTCCGCCGAGCGACCGGTGGTCGCGTGGCTGCGCGACGGCGATCGTCGCACGCCGATCTTCTGTCTCTTCGGCCTGCAGCTGTACCAGGCGCTGGCCGACGCGCTGCCGCCGGGGCACGCGGTCGCGGCGGTGCACGTGCCGCGTCGCTACGTGCCGGGGCGAGAACCACGGCCGACGCTGTACGAGATGGCGGCCCACTACGCCGAGGTCGTGCGCGCCCACCAGCCGCGTGGGCCCTATCGCCTGCTGGGCCTGTGCTACGGCGGCGTGGTCGCGTTCGAGGCCGCGCGATTGCTCGAGCAGGCCGGCGAGTCGGTGCAGTGGGTCTGCATCGTCGACGCGGTGCTACCGAGCGCGATGCGGGTCGATCCGCTCGCGCGCGCGCGCAGCTATGTCGAGGCGGCAGCCCGGTTCGCCCGCGATGGCGACGCGCTGCGGCGCTGGGCGCTGCGACGGCTCGATCGCCTGCGCGTGCGCGTGCCGCTGCTCGACGGTGCGCTGCGACGCGCGCGCGGGGTCGCCGGCCCGAGTGCGCCGGCCGTCGCGATCGACCTGCCGATCGACGGCGCCGAGGTCGATGCCGAGGTCGAGCGCTTCTCGGCGGTGCCGGCCCGGGTCGCGGCGCCGATCCACGTGGTGCGGGCGACGCGGGAGCCGTGGCCGCGATGGCTGCGGATCCGACCCGATCAGGGCTGGGCGCCGCGGACCCCCGAGGTGCGCCTGCTCGAGGTGCCGGCCGATCACCGCGCGGTGCTGCAGCCACCGTTCGTGGCCGACATCGCGGCCGCGCTGGTGCCCGCCGGGTAG
- a CDS encoding tetratricopeptide repeat protein — protein sequence MPPEDDETRDDQLAGTPDAGDDDDGDDEELVLGGGDEDDEDDEEADPEALAAAAAAIELVVLPIACTNEGKGAPLSMGIQRWWAQELATRGAKAAAPVFTAMAQQGNRQVPALMVFREPWTDARALDGIGRFPNAKRGLITNMRVDDDSVGCELKLVRVEPLSADEIAQATPPTVEGEAPAAAPTHRLVEIESWSWAASSVELPERLLEGLKKLGGHCGVEITEPDWKAAFGTANNQALTSFLVGLGNLSALQGRCVPTTPDQLLSALIDAINRDPNMDAAMQALHIMTDILVANPVDQSAIPLSLQALNVAAARRPKDQTVFHHLAALLRRLGDIGSAVQAFNQAFNLDPAHEGVAVQFIDTLRSAGDKANAFKVAQFAAEHGNESPRVLARLGSLMLEHDQFDEAEPFLRRAIEEGKVPSAYGDLANVLWDRADGDSANEDREEALSLLRAAVALPTLAKSALDILLDLHEEEKNETATMLLLEAAEKHPSDATVLRYVATMYLEGDDPPKARDYLEKLLALPRRTLDDDAFARRGRLTLDVEDFEERYDAAIEHVRSGDGKRQVEAAKFLREVIARDGRFWQPHLMLALAVRESEGDDAALAHLGNAVRLRPNDPEIRNLLVAILRKQGRPRDAVEHLRAIVALNPREIEPVVMLAATLRDANMYGEARQVCRAALQMLPKHPEFTRILESLPPPAAGEEDEDDGDEDGEA from the coding sequence ATGCCGCCCGAAGACGACGAAACCCGCGACGACCAGCTTGCCGGTACCCCCGACGCGGGTGACGACGACGACGGCGACGACGAAGAGCTGGTGCTCGGCGGCGGCGACGAGGACGACGAGGACGACGAGGAGGCCGATCCCGAGGCGCTCGCGGCCGCGGCTGCGGCAATCGAGCTGGTGGTGCTGCCGATCGCCTGCACCAACGAGGGCAAGGGCGCGCCGTTGTCGATGGGCATCCAGCGCTGGTGGGCGCAGGAGCTGGCCACCCGCGGCGCCAAGGCGGCCGCACCGGTGTTCACCGCGATGGCCCAGCAGGGCAACCGCCAGGTGCCGGCGCTGATGGTGTTCCGCGAGCCGTGGACCGACGCGCGGGCACTCGATGGCATCGGCCGCTTCCCCAACGCCAAGCGCGGGCTCATCACCAACATGCGGGTCGACGACGACTCGGTCGGGTGCGAGCTCAAGCTGGTGCGGGTCGAGCCGCTCTCGGCCGACGAGATCGCCCAGGCCACGCCGCCCACGGTCGAGGGCGAGGCCCCCGCGGCCGCGCCGACCCACCGCCTGGTCGAGATCGAGTCGTGGTCGTGGGCCGCGTCGAGCGTCGAGCTGCCCGAGCGCCTGCTCGAGGGCTTGAAGAAGCTCGGGGGCCACTGCGGCGTCGAGATCACCGAGCCCGACTGGAAGGCCGCGTTCGGCACCGCCAACAACCAAGCGCTGACCTCGTTCTTGGTCGGCCTCGGCAACCTGAGCGCGCTGCAGGGCCGCTGCGTGCCGACCACCCCCGACCAGCTGCTGTCGGCGCTGATCGACGCCATCAACCGCGATCCCAACATGGACGCGGCCATGCAGGCGCTGCACATCATGACCGACATCCTGGTCGCCAATCCGGTCGATCAGTCCGCGATCCCGCTGTCACTGCAGGCGCTCAACGTCGCGGCCGCGCGCCGGCCCAAGGACCAGACCGTGTTCCACCACCTCGCGGCGCTGCTGCGACGGCTGGGCGACATCGGCTCGGCGGTGCAGGCCTTCAACCAGGCCTTCAACCTCGACCCCGCCCACGAGGGCGTGGCCGTGCAGTTCATCGACACCCTGCGCAGCGCCGGCGACAAGGCCAATGCCTTCAAGGTCGCGCAGTTCGCCGCCGAGCACGGCAACGAGTCGCCGCGGGTGCTGGCGCGCCTGGGCTCGCTGATGCTCGAGCACGATCAGTTCGACGAGGCCGAGCCGTTCCTGCGCCGCGCCATCGAGGAGGGCAAGGTGCCGTCGGCCTACGGTGACCTCGCCAACGTGCTGTGGGATCGCGCCGACGGCGACTCTGCCAACGAGGATCGCGAGGAGGCGCTGTCGCTGCTACGCGCCGCGGTCGCGCTGCCGACCTTGGCCAAGAGCGCGCTCGACATCCTGCTCGACCTGCACGAGGAGGAGAAGAACGAGACCGCGACCATGCTGCTGCTCGAGGCCGCCGAGAAGCACCCCAGTGACGCCACCGTGCTGCGCTACGTCGCGACCATGTACCTCGAGGGCGACGATCCCCCGAAGGCGCGCGACTATCTCGAGAAGCTGCTGGCGCTGCCGCGGCGCACCCTCGACGACGACGCGTTCGCCCGCCGCGGACGCCTCACGCTCGACGTCGAGGACTTCGAGGAGCGCTACGACGCCGCGATCGAGCACGTCCGCTCCGGCGACGGCAAGCGTCAGGTCGAGGCCGCCAAGTTCCTGCGCGAGGTCATCGCCCGCGACGGTCGCTTCTGGCAGCCGCACCTGATGCTCGCGCTCGCGGTGCGCGAGTCCGAGGGCGACGACGCCGCGCTCGCCCACCTGGGCAATGCGGTGCGCCTGCGCCCCAACGACCCGGAGATCCGCAACCTGCTGGTGGCGATCCTCCGCAAGCAGGGCCGCCCGCGCGACGCGGTCGAGCACCTGCGCGCGATCGTGGCGCTGAACCCCCGCGAGATCGAGCCGGTGGTGATGCTGGCCGCGACCCTGCGCGACGCGAACATGTACGGCGAGGCCCGCCAGGTGTGCCGCGCGGCGCTGCAGATGCTGCCCAAGCACCCCGAGTTCACGCGCATCCTCGAGAGCCTGCCGCCGCCCGCCGCCGGTGAAGAGGACGAGGACGACGGGGACGAGGACGGCGAGGCCTAG
- a CDS encoding TonB family protein: MRERSQGPGVLIGVLVGSALLHLLLWPVGDEVLDWTWNGAPLPPGDGMMEVALLDEDEEPEREDPPEEKPETPPGQLVQQDRIVDERPPERDTPYVSEFDNRTDRPTRAPKQHPIPGAQPSGDDGRDGKPSPSPQTSAQPLALLPGTQPSDADGDPNDPLDADARGEVPLPGGRVPLPAPAGSPGARKALTKSPGQAGGFDDVDDAADDDETSVDSKRWKYASFFNRVRSAVSQHWHPEVVHAANDPDGRRFGTKTRRTRLHISLNPDGSLHRVKLDASCEVGYLDEEAIHAVRTAAPFTNPPPGLVDPSTGFIEFTFGFIFEFSGESRIFRYRQ; this comes from the coding sequence GTGCGTGAGCGCTCGCAAGGTCCAGGCGTCCTCATCGGCGTGCTGGTGGGCTCGGCCCTGCTCCATCTGCTGCTGTGGCCGGTGGGCGACGAGGTGCTCGACTGGACCTGGAACGGCGCACCGCTGCCGCCGGGCGACGGCATGATGGAGGTGGCGCTGCTCGACGAGGACGAGGAGCCCGAGCGCGAGGACCCGCCGGAGGAGAAGCCCGAGACGCCACCCGGCCAGCTGGTGCAGCAGGACCGCATCGTCGACGAGCGTCCGCCCGAGCGCGACACGCCGTACGTGTCCGAGTTCGACAACCGCACCGATCGCCCGACCCGTGCGCCCAAGCAGCACCCGATTCCCGGCGCGCAACCCTCGGGCGACGACGGCCGCGACGGCAAGCCCTCGCCGTCGCCGCAGACCTCGGCGCAGCCACTCGCGCTGCTGCCGGGCACGCAGCCCTCGGACGCCGACGGCGATCCGAACGATCCGCTCGACGCCGACGCACGCGGCGAGGTGCCGCTGCCCGGTGGCCGCGTGCCGCTGCCGGCCCCCGCGGGTTCGCCCGGTGCGCGCAAGGCCCTGACCAAGTCGCCCGGCCAGGCCGGCGGCTTCGACGACGTCGACGACGCGGCCGACGACGACGAGACGTCGGTCGACTCGAAGCGCTGGAAGTACGCCTCGTTCTTCAACCGGGTGCGCAGCGCGGTGTCGCAGCACTGGCACCCCGAGGTCGTGCATGCCGCCAACGATCCCGACGGCCGCCGTTTCGGCACCAAGACCCGTCGCACGCGCCTGCACATCTCGCTGAACCCCGACGGCTCGCTGCACCGCGTGAAGCTCGACGCCTCGTGCGAGGTGGGCTACCTCGACGAAGAGGCCATCCACGCCGTGCGCACGGCGGCGCCGTTCACCAACCCGCCACCGGGCCTGGTCGATCCCAGCACCGGGTTCATCGAGTTCACCTTCGGCTTCATCTTCGAGTTCAGCGGTGAGAGCCGCATCTTCCGCTACCGCCAGTAG
- a CDS encoding 4a-hydroxytetrahydrobiopterin dehydratase, translating to MARPTALTDEALQHALEGLPQWQLDDGALVRIFRFPDFPAAFAFMTRCAFEAERLGHHPDWTNVYDRVHVRLSTHDVGAITTLDLELAGAMDRAAGP from the coding sequence ATGGCCCGCCCGACCGCACTCACCGACGAGGCGCTCCAGCACGCGCTCGAGGGCCTGCCACAGTGGCAGCTCGACGATGGCGCGCTGGTCCGCATCTTCCGCTTCCCCGACTTCCCCGCCGCGTTCGCGTTCATGACCCGCTGCGCGTTCGAGGCCGAGCGGCTGGGCCACCACCCCGACTGGACCAACGTCTACGACCGCGTGCACGTGCGGCTGTCGACCCACGACGTCGGCGCGATCACGACGCTCGACCTCGAGCTCGCGGGCGCGATGGATCGCGCTGCCGGCCCCTAA